The window ACCTCATGAAGGAGGTCTATGTTGGAGTTGTCACAAGAAAGCAGCTATGGTGACAATGGTCAAAGTCTTGCTAGACTTCTTGTTGTCTACCCCATGACAACTATCTCTTGTGTTGTGAAACTTGTGATGTTAGCATTTCAAAAAAAATGGAGTTAGCTGTAAAAAGAATATAGTTTCCTTATATTTTCTCTAGGGATTTCTCTTGAACAGCCCCTCTATGTTTTTTTTTTCCCAGTGCTTCCTCTAGGGTTTTATTTTGGAACGAGAACCCACTTCCATTTTCTAGGGTGGGTCGAACCGACCGTCCGATCTGGCACCTGTAGACGCAGAACCGTGGGATCTTCCACTCGCTCTCCCGTCTGAAGTGTACAAGTACTCTCCAACCAACCAAGCCACGCCAAAAGAGGCAACAGGAGCTAGTCATCACCAAGACAAAAGTAACTGAAGAGGGAGAGCACCAAGCGAACCAGCacttgcggcggcggcgagatggcCTCGGGCAATCGCGCACTCCCGATCGAGAACGGCGAGGTCCTCCCTGCCGCCGGAGGCAATGGCGAGGGCGGGAACGGCGGCAGCGGCGACGGATTCAACCGCAACCGCTCCTCCGTGGACCAGGTTCGCGTTTTGCGTGCGTGTGTTACAGCTTGCAGCGTAGCCTCTTTGCCTCGCGTTTCGAGGGTTTGAGACACGCCTGCGGTGTTTGTGGCGTCGGGTGCTAACGAGGATAGGGTACGGTGTGGTGATGTGCAGCAGATCGATGACATGCGGAGGAGGctgcgggagttggaggagaccGAGCGCGAGATGctagccgtcgccgccgccgcttcgCATGGTAGTCTGTCTAGTCGCCACCACCCTCTCCGTTTCTGCTCGTGTAATTAGCGCTTTGTTTCGTCTTTGGTGGTTGCCCGGAGTGAAATTGGTTGGATGCACGTGAGATCCCGAGCGCCTTGTTACTTGGGCGTCATTCATGTGATTAGATTTGTGCTACTCTCGATGTGGAATCGCTGACACTAGGTGATCGGTTTGATTTTCACTTTCCAGTCGACAGGCTCCTAGTTTCTTCGTTTCTGACGACTTCTGTGTGGTTGGTTGTCGGAATAGTTGCTGCCTTTGAGTACTTGTAGGTGCTGGGTgagtgcatcttttgagcattgTGTGTTTGTTCATTTCATTGCTCTGTTGATTTGTGTTGTACCAGCAATATGCATTTGAACTGCTTTGGTAAGGATTATTACAGTGTTTAAGGTGATAGCCAGGCAGCGGGGGTGATGTCGGCGCCTAATCATGGGCTAGGCAGCCCCCTAGACGCGTAAAGCAGGACCGTAGCGCCTCGTGGGCGGGCTACGTACATGGCTGTCTTTTGGAGTAGGGGTGTAATAATGGTGCATTACTTAGACTCACCTGGTTACGTGGTGGATTAGTGTTGCTAAGCATTATTTACTACAATTGTTGTAAAGTGTAAATCATCTTCCTTCTCGCAACTCGTCACATTTACTATCCGGAGACGGTTAGAATGTTATTTTCGAGCGTCAACAATTGCACTTTTGTAGAGCATCATCAAGTCATTGAGCTCATCCTGCATTCCACATTTCCCGAAATGTTACCGATGTGTCCAGATGGAATTCAGTTCTGAACGGAGTAATTTTTTAGACAAATGGCACTAAATAATGCCCCAAATCAACCATGAACGATGTAAATTAGGAAAGGGGTCTGCTTACGTACCTGATTCGAGATAATAATGCACACATATGAAGCATTTGAAAATATCATAACCAAAGCTGTAAGAATAGGTTACCATGATGATGGTTTGAAGTTGATGAAAATGTTCTATGGAAAGCATGGTTTATATACACCGATAATGCCACTGAAGTTTATGGTTGTaacctttttttcttcttctactGGTACATGCTTACTGCTGCTTCTGATATTTTTCTGACAGCAAAGAGAAATGTGAGATGACCTGGTTTAAAATGCACACATATGGTGCATTTAAAGATGATATTATGTACACGATTAAGTGTTTGCTTCAAGCCTCACCCTTTACATACTTACTTAGTAAGTTGGTTATAAATAGAAACATAGATGCTGATTAAAGATCCTAAGCAACGGCATCTTCTTTCTTTTGCGTTTGATTCTTTCTAATCATGAGTGCCATACCATGCCGTTGTTTCATTATTTTTAATGGACTCTCTGCCTTCAGTTAGCCATTAAACTCTACAATCTGTTTACACTTTTTTCCTTCCTTGGTCTATTTTTTCAGAAGATCCAGCTGCAGCAGCAACCGCACTCGAAAAGGCAGAGGTGGATGCTTGCTCCATCTATGTTGGAAATGTGAGGTTTTCTTCTAGTTTTGTTTCTTATCCTAAAGTGTACTTCTAGCATGTCCATGAAGAACTTTCCAATATGCAGTAGCACACAGAGCCAGAAAGTTTTGCATTGCCATTTGTTAAGCCAAGAATCTGGATTTCGGCGAGCACTTTTAATAAATTATGACTGCTACTGAGATGATACTTTCTTTCTTGATTTTACCATCCCATTTCTTCCTGGGGTTTATGGCATCCTCATCTGCTgttttagtactccctccgttcacaaatataagatgttctaacttcTTTCTGAATTGGATATATATAGACAcattttagtgtgtttgttcactcatttcagtccgtatatagtccatattgaaatatccaaaatGGCTTATATTtgcgaacggagggagtacttctctTGAAAAAATAAATTAAAAATAGCATTGAATAGTTCTTAGCTACTCCAGTGCAGCTGTTTAAGTATACTATTACCACCTTGCCTCAGGTTGACTATGGGTGTTTGCCAGAGGAAGTTCAGGAGCATTTTCAGGATTGTGGAACTGTCAACAGGGTTACAATTCTGACAGACTTTTATGGCAACCCCAAAGGATATGCGTACGTGGAGTTTCATGAAGCTGAGGCAGTCCAAAATGCTCTCCAGCTGAATGATACAGAACTGCATGGCCGTCCATTGAAGGTTCAAAACGAACCTTTTTACAATTTGCACTCACTGTTGTTTTGAACTTTCTAACATTTACTTGCGTGCTCTCTTTTTATAGGTGTGTCCAAAAAGAACTAATGTTCCAGGAATGAGCTACCATAGGGGAAGGCGCCCGTTTCAACCTTACTATCCCCCCTATCCAGCATTTGGGTAAGGTGTCTCTTCATGAAGATGTATTGCACTTAGATGTGGAAAGATTAAGAAATATGATATTGTAAATTTGGTTGGACTTAAGTCAGCATGTTCCCAATTATGGCTTAGGTAGGACTAATGGAATTTTTCTAGGTGAATCATTTTTTAGTGACTGTTTCTAGATATTGATCTTTTCAGCTGAATTTTGGGTTATCCTGATTTCATTGGAAATTTTGCCTAAGCCTAATCAAAACCAACCCAGTACTTCTGTTTGAATAGAGCAGAATTTCAATCGTAAACTGTATATAATATAAAGTAAATGAAAGGATTCGAAGAATATGACATGCGGAGGCCATTCTTCTAATGCATTCGACTAGTTGTGCACCAAACATTCAGGCGAACTTTTATTCCCTGGGATCTCCTCTTTTCCTGAGGTTACCACAAATCCAAAATGGGGCCCAAGATGAGAGAAATTCGAACAGAATTCCCAGGATGACCTTTCTGATGTTCTGTTTTTCTTTGCAGGAGGTCACCCAGGTTCTATCCCTATTACTGATTCTGCCGGGTTGCAGTGACTTCAGTTTTTTGCTAGCGAATTTCCATGATACATACAGAAGATACAGGCAAAGACCCTGAAAAGCTGCGACTTCTAAAAGTTACATAGTCTCCTTGTTGTCATACCTCCCATCAGACCATGATGACTTTTACCTTAGGAATGAACCTATGTTCCGAATTATCCCGTGATCAGCCGGCCTGGTGGGTTTTATACCGTTGACTTTAGCTTTGAAGTTTTATCGAATTTTGAGTCAGAATTGTTGGCAAAGTCGTGTACTCTGCTTGCTCTAATGAATTCAAAGCAGTTGGACCTGAATTATCTGCAACCATTGGCGATATACATTATGCCTGTTAGTTCATGTTTGTTGTCTTGTTAGCTGGTGATGTTCCATCCGATGGACTGGTTGCCTTTAATTTTCCGCTTTTGTCATGCGAGAAAACATGGCACCTGTCCGAGATTTCAAATTTGATCTGTCGAGTCCTTGTGGCCGCTGCAGGTGTAGGGTGTGTAGTTGCAAGTTTACATGCAGCACAAGGATTCGTTTCTTCCATGAGTCTGATCTTCTGGCTACTTTTGTTTGTTCTGAACCCTCCTGAATTCACACCCTCCTCAAGTCCGGTGCATAGGACGGTCGTTGATTTGACTAATCAAATTGTATGTCATGAAAAGCATATCATTAGAATCATACACAAGATGAAGCTTCTAAACATATGTTTTTCATCACAAATATATATTTGGTTAGTCAATCAAATTACCAACCTAGAAGCACCCGCACCCCGCCGGAGGGAATGGAGAAGTTCAAGGTTGAGAAGAACAAATATCGTATCCAGCGACATTAGTTACAGCCGCAGCTTGCAACTTTCATGCCTTCATTGATGTTCAGCCGTCCCTCGTCTTCAGTAGTGTAATGGCAGTGTTCTGTGGCGCCTTTTGATTCGTAGGAATTCCATAGGAATTCGTACTACAAACAGTTCAATTCCTGCAGGAACTGTGAAACTCAACAGTGCCCTGTTGATAGTTCAATTGGTGCAGCAACTGTAAAACTCACAGTACCAGTTGATAGTTCAATTCCTGCAGCAACTGTGAAATTCAGAGTACCCAGTTGATAGTTAAGCAAGGGCCATCCATAACAAACTCTCTATGAGTGATAGAATGTTGATTACAACTATCATAACAATCACACCTTGGCTCACTGTGAGACAATCTTAACAATAGCAAAGCAGCAGCAAGACAAAGAAGCAAGCAGTGACCAGATGATGATATTCCCAGCGAAGCTAAGCTGCACTCTTTTCTTTTCCCCACCATAAATAGCAACTCAAAAGACAACACACTGATTACAAATGAACACTTTCTAAATCCTCCCACAGCCATATCCTACACCTACATGCTTTGCCCTTCACTTCTTAAATCAACCATCCAAACACAAGAAGAGTAGAAACATCACAAGTCATCAGCTGACTGACAGGAGCAGCAGCAGTTAACTAACAAAGCCAGCAAGCATCCATCAACACGGAGTTGAGCTGACGCTGCGCCGGAGCTCTGCCTCTAGTCCTCAATCCTCCTCCATGGCAGCAGCGGAGGAGACCAGCTTGGCCTTCTTGTGGTGCGGCTGCTGCTTGCCGAGGAACGCCTCGACGAAGAGCTGCTGTGCGTCGAGCAGCGCCTGGGTGCGCTTCATCTCCGACTCCATCCGCTCCTTCTCCATCTGGAGCGACAGCTCCAGCCTGCGCTCCTCCATCCTCAGGAACCCCTCGCCGACGGCCCTCAGTGCCGACGCCACCTCCGCCATGGCCTCTGCCTCCGGGTCGTCCTCGCCCCTGTCCCGGTCCGGCCTCGCCTCCCGCGGGACCCCCGGCTTGGTGCGCGAAGCCTTGGGGATGGTGAAGCGCAGCCCGCTGCCGCCCCCGCCGTTGGAGATGAGGCCGTGGAGGCTCCTGCTCCGTCCGGCGTCCTCGGACGAGGGGGACGACACCGGGGAAGGGGACGCCGGGGTGGCGTTTCCCCTGGGCTTGATCTTGATGATGGGGTTGGGGCTGGCGTCGGGCACCCCGCCGCCGGCGAGGTCGTGGAGGAGCGGGAAGAAGGGCCACTTGGGCCCCTTGGAGCGCCCCATGGAGCGCGTGCGCTCGGCGCGGTACCGCTTGCGGAGCTTCTCGATCTTGTGGCGGCACTGCACGCCGGACTTGTAGGTGGCGGTGGGGAACCTCCCGCAGCGGGCGGTGACGGCGCCGGCGACCTCGTCCCAGTCCGCGGCCCGCAGGTTGCCCTTCTTGAGCGCCTCCCACTTGTCGCGGTACGCCTCGATGAGCGCGAGGGTCTCCTCGTGCGTCCAGCACGGCGGGGGCAGCCTCCtcccggagccgccgcccgcccctgccccgccccctccgccgccggacgaggccgcggccgcggccgcggcggCCGCCGCCGCGATGCCGGGCGCGGCCAGCGGGGGCAGCTCCGGGGAGGAGGGGACGTCGTCCTGCTTgagcgacgaggaggaggacatggtcgtcggcggctagggtttggtggtggtggtggagatggggaacggaggaggaggaggtggggaACCGGTCATATAAGGAGGCGCGGTGCGGTGGAGGTGGGCCGCGGGCGCCCGCCCGCTGGCGGGCGTGGGTGGGGTGGGCCGCGCGGTGAAAGGAACGACCGGCTGTGGAGGGGCAGCGGCCGCGGCAGCCGCGTGGGGCGTGGCGGTGCGGTGCGGGATGCGGTGGTGGTTTTTGCTTGGAGCGGGGTTTGTCGCGtcgcgggcggggcggcgggtgGGCGGGCAGTAAGGGGTGGGTAATGGCACGGCACGGGCGGGGGCAGAGGCACCGCACCGCACGGCGCCGCGTCGTGCGGCCCGTGCCGTGGTGGGCACTCGAGGCCGCGGTGCGGGGGGCCGGGGCCAGGCCAGCCACCCACCGCTCTCCCCCCTCCCGCCCGCGCGCGGCGTGGCCGCGTGGCCGTGCGCCGTGTAACCTCCTCCGTCTCCTTTCCATCGGCGGAGGCTCCGCCCGTCTCCTTTCCTGTCTTCTTTTTTTAATCGGGCACTCGAATTCCAGCAGCGCCGTTCCGATCCCATCGTCTGCTCCTCCTCAATTATTGGCTCCGGACCTCGCTGGTTCACCAGCGCCGGTGCCGATCGATTTGGGTTGCCGGCTCTCTGCTAATCtagttttttttctatttttttaaataataagTGACACACGTGTGATACAAAGCGTTCCGGTCCTGATTTTTTTAAAACTAAATAAAGTTGtcattcaaaaagaaaaaaacaaatccaataaaaaCTGAACTTGTCATCTGAAAAGAAATTGTCATGCTTACAACTGAAATTGTCATCCTCGTGTCACTAAACTTGGCATAAAAAATGTTCGGTGTTACGGTATGTTCATGCCATAAATGTGGCACTTATCAAGGTCTTTTTTTAATGATGAAATGAATCTTGTTTTCCTTCGCTCGTGCACAAATCAAACAACTCGCATATGAATATTTGTTTTGAATTCAACTCTGTAAAACTTTTGAACGAACGAGCCCTTAAGAGCATGACAACCTCTGTTTCCCTCTACGAAggacctatatttttatttttatgtatttacttttcgtgcaagagtcaatagtgttcctctctattcctttttgtttttctcttttgcaatcatcatgtggtggggaaagatctaagcatatatatccagttggatatgagtggtcatgagttattattgttgacgttacccttgaggtaaatgagttgggaggcgaaattataagccctaTCGTTCTACGTGTCTGGCTGAAACTTTTGCTCCATATATATGTCATGAGTGtcagcaatcatagaagactaaatgatagtttagtatgtggacttgctaaacaAGAGCTCCTACAtgagactcttcctgaaaatataATGAATTGCAATTGCCTTGTTGaccgagaacatagtttgttagttttcaagaaagtttatgccTTATACTTcgttgttgtgatgaattgttacttgctcatgagaagttttatgataaTAATATATTGCTGCTATGATATTGATCATGATGCTactatgtctgtattttgtttttatcgacacctctctctctaaacatgtggtcatgattatcgacatcggctttcgcttgaggacaagcgaggtctaagcttgggggagttgatactgTCACACCTGATACAGAGGTATCGGTGGACAAGTAGTAGGAGAGAGCAAGTGGGCCGTAAGCCTAGGTTGTGTTGGGCCGCATGTGGCCTAGGAACTAGCGTGTTGTACTTAACCCTATCGGGCTAAACAAAGAGACAGGAAATGAGATATCTCTGAAATCATTCTCACCTACTTCGTCTACCTCTCTCCCTTGCTCCTCTCCTCATCTCGATTCTCCCTCCTGTGCGGTCGATCCCCTTTCCTAGGGTTAGGGTCGTCACAATTGGTATCTAGAGCCACAAATTTTCTCCTCTGCTGCCAATCCACGCCGTCGCACCCATATCCTCTGGGAAAATCGGTAACATCCACTGCATCAGGTGCGGATTTGCTTCGGTGAATTCGCACAAAATCCTGCGGAGGGTTCGATTTGCTCGGAG is drawn from Aegilops tauschii subsp. strangulata cultivar AL8/78 chromosome 1, Aet v6.0, whole genome shotgun sequence and contains these coding sequences:
- the LOC109751893 gene encoding polyadenylate-binding protein 1 isoform X2 — translated: MASGNRALPIENGEVLPAAGGNGEGGNGGSGDGFNRNRSSVDQIDDMRRRLRELEETEREMLAVAAAASHEDPAAAATALEKAEVDACSIYVGNVDYGCLPEEVQEHFQDCGTVNRVTILTDFYGNPKGYAYVEFHEAEAVQNALQLNDTELHGRPLKVCPKRTNVPGMSYHRGRRPFQPYYPPYPAFGRSPRFYPYY
- the LOC109751893 gene encoding polyadenylate-binding protein 1 isoform X1, which gives rise to MASGNRALPIENGEVLPAAGGNGEGGNGGSGDGFNRNRSSVDQQIDDMRRRLRELEETEREMLAVAAAASHEDPAAAATALEKAEVDACSIYVGNVDYGCLPEEVQEHFQDCGTVNRVTILTDFYGNPKGYAYVEFHEAEAVQNALQLNDTELHGRPLKVCPKRTNVPGMSYHRGRRPFQPYYPPYPAFGRSPRFYPYY
- the LOC109751892 gene encoding uncharacterized protein, translated to MSSSSSLKQDDVPSSPELPPLAAPGIAAAAAAAAAAASSGGGGGGAGAGGGSGRRLPPPCWTHEETLALIEAYRDKWEALKKGNLRAADWDEVAGAVTARCGRFPTATYKSGVQCRHKIEKLRKRYRAERTRSMGRSKGPKWPFFPLLHDLAGGGVPDASPNPIIKIKPRGNATPASPSPVSSPSSEDAGRSRSLHGLISNGGGGSGLRFTIPKASRTKPGVPREARPDRDRGEDDPEAEAMAEVASALRAVGEGFLRMEERRLELSLQMEKERMESEMKRTQALLDAQQLFVEAFLGKQQPHHKKAKLVSSAAAMEED